A window from Salvia miltiorrhiza cultivar Shanhuang (shh) chromosome 2, IMPLAD_Smil_shh, whole genome shotgun sequence encodes these proteins:
- the LOC131010128 gene encoding probable LRR receptor-like serine/threonine-protein kinase At3g47570, which yields MDNSLFRHGVLLLICNLFSLSLSQSLSNLTTDEHALIALKNSIIPNHNKLENWSTRNPICGWIGVSCGAKHRRVTALNLTALGLRGTLPPHLGNLTFLRSLDIRSNNFTGVLPSELSKLRRLEYMNAASNNFTGAIPSWLVGLSQLRRLYLHSNRFSGGIPSSLFNVSSRLEVLNLENNQLINGSIPDAIFNISSLMYLNLGRNRLSGKIPNNMCTNTPKLEIFMVGGNQLYGEIPRNIGKCMELEVLELQANYFNGNIPTEIGSLSKLKYLLLWQNEFEGSIPEQVGNLTSLIWLNLQSNNVTGSLPKQLGNLTSLTFLSFSSNKMTGELPEEISDLSSLSSLVLTNNSFSGAIPRGVFNISTLLNLDLSYNDFSGTLPSSIGLTLFNLQELALQDNSFSGPIPTSINNASQLQYLNLQSNSLSGSIPSFAGLSLLTRILLAENNLSGAKSPTQELEFFSSLTNSQNLRLIHVSFNPLNGVLPASIGNLSQFLELFSSTSAGIRGVIPSEIGNLSGLVNLNLYNNQLRGSIPTTIGNLKELGRLVLAGNKLEGSIPMNLCRMSSLSELYLVSNEVEGPIPECFGEIQSLRVIDFSSNKLNSTIPSNFWNLTNLIFLNLSSNYLSGQISSEIEKLKVINRMDFSSNLFSGDIPSTLDSCQSLEYLNLSNNKLGGSIPPSLGNIRGLMMVDLSNNNLSGLIPESLQDLRFLEYLNVSHNRLEGEIPNGGAFANFSADSFIDNFGMCGAARFEVPPCAEVDGGSKSKSVARLMKYVLPPIISMMVLVIVIVFLMRRRKRVKVTIPVDDNRVGIAWRVTSYNELSRGTDSFSEMNLLGRGRFGAVFKGTFSEGLNFAAKVFNLELEGGNKSFETESRILSTIRHRNLVRVIGCCTNMEFKALILEFMPNGSLEKWLYSDNYCIDVLQLLNVSIDVALALEYLHHGNTFPVVHCDIKPSNVLLDEDMTARVADFGIAKLFEEGEAMIQTKTLATIGYAAPEYGSEGKVSTSADVYSFGIMLLEMFTRKKPTDDMFNGEMSLKEWVSEALQANAMDQVLDSALLLERDGHFVASVFELAMKCLAIAPDERINMIEAATSLKKIKAKVVAGVTTRHQQHAITIT from the exons CGCTCTCATCGCCTTGAAAAACTCCATCATTCCAAACCATAATAAGCTCGAAAACTGGTCCACTCGCAACCCCATCTGCGGATGGATCGGCGTCTCTTGCGGCGCCAAACACCGCCGCGTCACGGCCCTAAATCTCACTGCCCTCGGCCTCCGAGGAACCCTCCCTCCACATCTCGGAAACCTAACGTTTCTCCGATCCCTAGACATCCGCTCCAACAATTTCACTGGCGTCTTACCATCTGAGCTGTCCAAGCTGCGCCGCCTAGAATATATGAACGCCGCTTCTAACAACTTCACCGGCGCAATACCGTCTTGGCTCGTAGGCTTGTCCCAGCTCCGGCGTCTGTATCTCCATAGCAACAGATTCTCCGGCGGAATCCCTTCTTCTTTATTCAATGTTTCTTCAAGGCTTGAGGTGTTGAACTTGGAGAACAATCAGTTAATCAATGGCTCCATCCCAGATGCTATCTTCAACATTTCTTCGTTGATGTATCTGAATTTGGGACGGAATAGACTATCGGGAAAGATCCCAAATAACATGTGCACTAATACTCCAAAACTTGAAATTTTCATGGTCGGTGGGAATCAACTTTATGGGGAGATTCCGAGAAATATAGGCAAATGCATGGAGCTTGAGGTTTTGGAACTGCAAGCCAATTATTTCAACGGCAATATCCCAACTGAAATCGGAAGTTTGAGTAAGCTCAAGTATTTATTACTATGGCAAAACGAATTCGAAG GGAGCATACCGGAGCAAGTTGGGAATCTCACTTCTCTGATATGGCTAAATCTTCAATCTAATAACGTGACAG GTAGCTTGCCAAAGCAACTCGGGAACCTCACTTCTCTGACTTTCCTATCCTTTAGTTCTAACAAGATGACAG GCGAATTACCAGAGGAGATTTCTGATTTGTCATCCCTGAGTAGCCTGGTTCTGACAAATAATTCCTTCAGCGGCGCTATCCCACGCGGCGTCTTCAACATATCAACCTTGCTAAATTTAGACCTTTCATACAATGATTTTTCCGGTACTCTTCCTTCAAGCATAGGCCTCACACTTTTCAATCTTCAAGAGCTTGCCTTACAAGATAACAGTTTCAGCGGCCCAATCCCAACTTCCATCAACAATGCTTCTCAGCTTCAATACCTGAACTTGCAATCTAATTCGCTCAGCGGCTCCATTCCAAGCTTCGCCGGTTTAAGCCTCTTAACTCGCATACTGCTTGCGGAAAATAATTTGAGCGGAGCGAAATCCCCAACCCAagaattagaatttttttcttCGTTAACTAATTCTCAGAATCTTCGGCTTATTCATGTGTCGTTCAATCCACTCAACGGTGTCCTCCCTGCTTCCATTGGGAATTTATCCCAATTTCTTGAGCTCTTCTCTTCAACAAGCGCAGGTATTCGAGGTGTTATTCCTTCTGAGATTGGGAATCTGAGCGGTTTggtaaatttaaatttgtacAACAATCAGTTGCGTGGTTCGATTCCGACGACGATAGGAAATCTGAAAGAGCTCGGAAGATTAGTCCTTGCTGGTAATAAGTTGGAAGGATCTATCCCGATGAATCTTTGCCGGATGAGTAGTTTGTCGGAGCTGTACTTGGTAAGCAACGAGGTCGAGGGTCCAATACCAGAGTGTTTCGGTGAAATCCAATCGCTAAGAGTGATTGATTTTAGTTCAAACAAGTTGAATTCCACCATACCTTCCAATTTTTGGAATCTCACAAACCTCATCTTTCTAAACTTGTCCTCAAACTATTTGAGTGGTCAGATCTCATCTGAAATTGAAAAACTGAAGGTGATCAACCGAATGGATTTCTCCTCCAATCTATTTTCCGGTGATATTCCGAGCACCCTCGACAGCTGTCAATCGTTGGAGTATCTAAATTTATCCAATAATAAACTTGGAGGATCTATCCCTCCATCACTGGGAAACATCAGAGGTTTGATGATGGtggatttatctaataataATCTTTCTGGATTGATACCTGAATCTTTACAAGACCTCAGATTCTTGGAGTATCTTAATGTGTCTCACAACAGATTGGAAGGAGAGATTCCAAATGGGGGGGCTTTTGCTAACTTCTCAGCTGACTCGTTCATTGACAACTTTGGTATGTGTGGTGCAGCAAGATTTGAAGTGCCGCCATGTGCAGAAGTTGATGGAGGATCAAAATCAAAGAGTGTTGCTCGATTAATGAAGTATGTTCTTCCCCCAATCATCTCAATGATGGTTCTAGTGATCGTTATTGTTTTTCTCATGAGACGAAGGAAGCGTGTAAAAGTAACAATTCCAGTTGATGATAATCGGGTAGGTATTGCTTGGAGAGTCACTTCATACAACGAGCTTTCGCGGGGAACAGATTCTTTCAGTGAGATGAATCTACTCGGAAGAGGAAGGTTTGGTGCGGTGTTCAAAGGGACGTTTTCTGAGGGGCTGAATTTTGCAGCAAAGGTTTTCAATTTAGAATTGGAAGGAGGTAACAAGAGCTTCGAAACTGAGAGTAGAATATTGAGCACCATTCGGCACAGGAACTTGGTTCGAGTTATTGGTTGTTGCACGAATATGGAATTTAAAGCGTTGATTCTTGAATTCATGCCGAATGGAAGCTTGGAGAAATGGTTATATTCCGACAACTATTGCATCGACGTTCTACAGTTGTTGAATGTCTCAATAGATGTTGCTTTAGCTCTGGAATATCTTCATCACGGCAATACATTTCCAGTCGTGCATTGCGATATAAAGCCAAGCAATGTGTTGCTCGATGAAGACATGACTGCTCGTGTTGCTGACTTTGGAATTGCAAAGCTTTTTGAGGAAGGGGAGGCTATGATTCAAACTAAAACCTTGGCTACTATCGGTTATGCAGCACCAG AGTATGGATCAGAAGGAAAAGTATCGACGAGTGCTGATGTATACAGCTTTGGAATAATGTTGCTGGAGATGTTTACGAGAAAGAAGCCTACTGATGATATGTTCAATGGGGAAATGAGCTTGAAGGAATGGGTGAGTGAAGCATTACAAGCAAATGCAATGGATCAAGTGTTGGACTCTGCTTTGCTATTAGAAAGAGATGGTCATTTTGTTGCATCTGTGTTTGAATTGGCAATGAAATGTTTAGCCATTGCGCCCGATGAAAGAATCAACATGATTGAAGCAGCAACCAGTCTAAAGAAGATCAAAGCAAAAGTTGTAGCAGGAGTCACCACAAGGCATCAACAACATGCAATTACCATTACTTGA